From one Magnolia sinica isolate HGM2019 chromosome 18, MsV1, whole genome shotgun sequence genomic stretch:
- the LOC131233036 gene encoding protein FAR1-RELATED SEQUENCE 5-like, translating into MESINFFKSCTPREVEDTSQSQPHIDIELENDINELRSSNIYTSDSDIDENASNLKIGNEFETEKDAYKFYNSYGRKVGFNVRIDTRTIDRKTSVVKMGKFICSREGKRPSDKPDVNVKQHRDETRTGCKAYMTIRLGVNGKYQITNFNSDHNHILASPEESDLLRSQRKLSVAQVMVADDCDRSGIKPKATFDLMSRQAGSRQYVGHNMVDLKNYLRTKRMNAMKQFDAEGLLQFFKTKQVEDPKFFYSIQIDSEDRITNIFWADGRMILDYDRFGNVICFDTTYKTNENGRPFAPFLGVNHHRQTIFFGAALLYDETIDSFRWLFKTFCDTMSGKMPQTILTDQDKAMSSAIKTELRRTVHRICVWHMFQNACKHLSHLFNSSESFGKDFSRCVYDFDDEGEFHHAWETMIQKYDLTNNTWLQQLFNEKEKWALVYGKKVFCADMKSTQRCESLNKDLKRYLHPGQNILRFFEHFERLVDDRRNAELEANFKMIQSSPTVMFPINILEHAVSVYTTTIFKLFQSEYTNSLGQTVEKLEQSGMVIKYQVRESKKHRFHIVTVNSTDEFFECSCRKFEFMGILCSHILKATNHTLTRLPPKYILKRWTIEAASYSFPSVNTDCGLDGDSKKLRSYRYNSLISNFVKLSSMGCESEESFQCATKYSELMHQEMQKIFKEKAKLKGISSIEDCCNNNESYREDDCVIVNVDNAQLKDKIIQIKKKSSRNKNEESQ; encoded by the coding sequence ATGGAAAGTATAAATTTCTTCAAATCATGCACACCACGTGAGGTGGAGGACACGTCTCAATCACAACCTCATATAGACATTGAATTAGAAAATGATATAAATGAATTAAGAAGCTCTAATATATATACGAGTGATTCAGACATAGATGAAAATGCATCTAATTTGAAAATTGGTAATGAATTTGAAACAGAAAAAGATGCATATAAGTTTTACAATAGTTATGGACGGAAAGTCGGTTTTAATGTTCGGATTGATACTAGAACTATAGACCGTAAGACGAGTGTAGTGAAAATGGGAAAGTTCATCTGCTCTAGAGAAGGTAAACGACCATCTGATAAACCTGACGTAAATGTGAAGCAACACCGCGATGAAACAAGAACAGGTTGTAAGGCATACATGACAATTAGGTTGGGAGTTAACGGTAAATATCAAATTACCAATTTTAATAGTGACCATAATCATATACTTGCATCTCCAGAAGAATCAGATTTACTAAGATCACAACGAAAACTTTCTGTAGCTCAAGTAATGGTAGCTGATGACTGCGACAGATCTGGTATAAAGCCAAAAGCAACATTCGATTTAATGAGCAGACAAGCTGGTAGTCGACAATATGTTGGACATAATATGGTAGACCTCAAGAATTACTTACGGACAAAAAGGATGAATGCAATGAAACAATTCGATGCTGAGGGTCTActgcaatttttcaaaacaaagcAAGTTGAAGATCCAAAGTTCTTTTACTCTATTCAAATTGATTCTGAAGATCGTATTACTAATATTTTTTGGGCAGATGGAAGAATGATTTTAGATTACGATCGTTTTGGAAATGTGATTTGTTTTGACACAACATATAAAACAAATGAGAATGGACGACCATTTGCACCATTTCTTGGTGTTAATCATCATAGACAAACAATTTTTTTTGGGGCTGCACTTCTATATGATGAAACCATTGATTCTTTCAGATGGTTGTTTAAAACTTTTTGTGATACAATGTCTGGAAAAATGCCTCAAACCATTCTAACAGATCAGGATAAGGCGATGTCAAGTGCGATTAAAACGGAATTAAGAAGAACAGTTCACCGTATTTGTGTTTGGCATATGTTTCAAAATGCGTGCAAACACCTAAGTCATTTATTTAATTCTTCTGAATCTTTTGGTAAAGATTTTAGTAGATGTgtctatgattttgatgatgaaggTGAATTCCACCATGCATGGGAAACAATGATTCAGAAATATGATCTTACAAATAATACATGGTTGCAGCAATTattcaatgaaaaagaaaagtgggCATTAGTGTATGGAAAAAAAGTATTTTGTGCTGATATGAAAAGCACACAACGTTGTGAAAGTTTGAACAAGGATTTGAAGAGATACTTACATCCAGGGCAAAATATTCTCAGATTTTTTGAACACTTCGAACGATTGGTGGATGATAGAAGGAACGCCGAATTAGaagcaaatttcaaaatgattcaAAGTTCACCAACTGTGATGTTTCCTATTAATATCTTGGAGCATGCAGTTAGTGTCTACACAACAACCATTTTTAAATTATTCCAGTCTGAGTATACCAACAGTCTTGGTCAAACTGTTGAAAAATTAGAACAGTCTGGGATGGTGATTAAATACCAAGTACGTGAAAGTAAAAAGCATAGATTCCACATTGTTACCGTGAACTCAACGGATGAGTTTTTTGAATGCAGTTGCAGAAAGTTTGAATTTATGGGTATTTTATGTTCTCATATATTAAAAGCAACAAATCATACCCTCACAAGACTGCCACCGAAATACATCCTAAAGAGGTGGACCATAGAAGCTGCTTCATATTCCTTTCCGTCGGTTAATACAGATTGTGGCTTGGATGGAGACTCTAAGAAACTACGTTCTTATCGTTATAATAGCTTGATTTCCAACTTTGTTAAGTTGTCATCAATGGGTTGTGAAAGTGAAGAGTCATTTCAATGTGCTACTAAATATTCTGAGTTGATGCATCAAGAAATGcaaaaaatatttaaagaaaAAGCAAAATTAAAAGGAATATCTTCCATTGAAGATTGTTGCAATAATAACGAGAGTTATAGAGAGGATGATTGTGTAATTGTAAATGTTGACAATGCACAGTTGAAAGACAAAATCAttcagataaaaaaaaaaagctcacgAAACAAGAATGAGGAATCTCAATGA
- the LOC131232299 gene encoding enhancer of mRNA-decapping protein 4-like, whose product MVNSKFSVMKQEEIYTRIFLLLMTILKEMQKQMTDRASGGSRFSRVEAALSLSMEKSLKSNCDALRNRNQEENKKQKLERDRMKQITSSISGSMNTKCSSMFKNTLKQEIAAIGPAGSRAITPILEKTVSSAIADSFQRGVGNNAVNQLEKSVNSNLEATVTRQIQAQFQTSGKQVFQACMNKLL is encoded by the exons ATGGTTAACAGCAAGTTTTCTGTTATGAAGCAGGAGGAAATTTACACTAGAATCTTTCTGTTA CTTATGACCATTCTAAAGGAAATGCAGAAGCAAATGACAGATCGAGCATCTGGAGGTTCAAGATTTAGCAGAGTTGAGGCAGCCCTCAGCCTGAGCATGGAGAAATCTCTCAAGTCTAACTGTGATGCTCTGAGGAACCGCAATCAAGAGGAGAACAAGAAACAGAAGTTAGAACGGGATCGCATGAAGCAGATAACAAGTTCAATCTCGGGCTCTATGAACACGAAGTGTTCATCCATGTTCAAGAATACATTGAAGCAAGAAATTGCTGCAATAGGACCAGCAGGATCTCGCGCAATTACCCCAATTTTGGAGAAGACCGTTTCTTCAGCTATTGCTGATTCATTTCAG AGAGGGGTTGGAAACAACGCAGTGAATCAGTTGGAGAAATCCGTCAACTCGAACCTTGAAGCGACAGTGACCAGACAAATTCAGGCACAATTCCAAACATCTGGGAAGCAAGTTTTTCAGGCATGCATGAATAAATTACTGTAG